One Gossypium hirsutum isolate 1008001.06 chromosome A11, Gossypium_hirsutum_v2.1, whole genome shotgun sequence genomic window carries:
- the LOC107901919 gene encoding heat shock 70 kDa protein, mitochondrial, translated as MAASVLRRALQRRELHSACRSLTGNAKTSLARSPLVKWASLARSFSSRPVGNDVIGIDLGTTNSCVSVMEGKNPRVIENAEGARTTPSVVAFNQQGELIVGTPAKRQAVTNPTNTFFGTKRLIGRRFDDAQTQKEMKMVPYKIVRAPNGDAWLEANGKTYSPSQIGAFVLTKMKETAEAYLGKTVTKAVITVPAYFNDAQRQATKDAGRIAGLDVERIINEPTAAALSYGMNNKEGIIAVFDLGGGTFDVSILEISNGVFEVKATNGDTFLGGEDFDNALLEYLVSEYNRTDNIDLSKDRLALQRLREAAEKAKIELSSTSQTEINLPFITADASGAKHLNITLTRSKFEGLVSSLIERTRIPCKNCLKDAGISLNDVDEVLLVGGMTRVPKVQEIVSEIFGKSPSKGVNPDEAVAMGAAIQGGILRGDVKELLLLDVTPLSLGIETLGGIFTRLINRNTTIPTKKSQVFSTAADNQTQVGIKVLQGERHMAADNKILGEFDLVGIPPAPRGMPQIEVTFDIDANGIVTVSAKDKATGKEQQITIRSSGGLSEDEIDKMVKEAELHAQKDEERRTLIDLRNSADTSIYNIEKSLNEYRDKIPNEIASEIESAVADLRNAMAGDSVDEIKAKMDAANKAVSKIGEHMSKGSGSDGGSSGSGGSTGEDQSPEAEYQEARK; from the exons ATGGCTGCTTCTGTTCTCCGCCGTGCTTTACAGCGCCGTGAGCTTCACTCCGCTTGCAGATCC TTGACTGGAAATGCAAAGACATCCTTGGCTAGGTCTCCACTGGTCAAATGGGCATCCTTGGCAAGATCCTTCAG CTCAAGACCTGTTGGTAATGATGTTATTGGTATTGACCTGGGTACAACCAACTCATGTGTATCAGTTATGGAGGGAAAG AATCCTAGGGTAATTGAGAATGCTGAAGGAGCTAGAACCACACCATCTGTGGTTGCCTTCAACCAGCAGGGGGAGCTAATTGTTGGAACACCAGCCAAACGGCAGGCTGTGACCAACCCAACAAACACATTTTTTGGAACAAAACGTCTGATTGGGAGACGTTTTGATGATGCTCAGACACAGAAAGAAATGAAGATGGTACCTTACAAGATAGTTAGAGCTCCCAATGGGGATGCCTGGCTTGAAGCCAATGGAAAAACTTATTCCCCGAGCCAGATTGGTGCATTTGTTCTAACAAAGATGAAGGAAACCGCAGAAGCATACCTTGGTAAAACGGTGACCAAAGCTGTTATCACTGTTCCTGCATATTTTAATGACGCACAAAGGCAGGCCACCAAGGATGCTGGGCGGATTGCTGGGTTAGATGTCGAAAGGATTATCAATGAACCAACTGCTGCCGCGCTTTCCTATGGGATGAATAACAAGGAGGGTATCATAGCAGTATTTGACCTTGGAGGTGGTACTTTTGATGTTTCTATATTAGAAATTTCGAATGGTGTTTTTGAG GTAAAAGCAACAAATGGAGACACTTTCTTGGGTGGAGAGGACTTTGACAATGCACTATTAGAATACTTGGTGAGTGAATATAATAGAACTGATAACATTGATCTCTCGAAGGACAGGCTTGCCCTGCAGAGGCTACGTGAGGCGGCCGAAAAGGCTAAGATTGAACTTTCATCTACATCCCAAACTGAAATCAACCTTCCATTCATAACTGCTGATGCTTCAGGGgcaaaacatttaaatataacgCTAACCAGATCCAAGTTTGAGGGTCTAGTCAGCAGCCTGATTGAGAGAACTAGAATTCCGTGTAAGAATTGTTTGAAGGATGCCGGAATATCCCTCAATGATGTGGATGAAGTATTGCTTGTTGGAGGAATGACTCGTGTTCCCAAGGTGCAAGAAATTGTATCAGAAATATTTGGCAAGTCTCCAAGCAAAGGGGTTAATCCTGATGAGGCAGTTGCAATGGGAGCTGCTATTCAAGGTGGTATCCTTCGAGGTGATGTTAAGGAGCTGCTTCTGTTGGATGTAACTCCTCTGTCACTTGGTATAGAAACACTTGGAGGAATTTTCACCAGGTTGATCAACAGAAATACAACTATCCCTACAAAAAAATCACAG GTTTTCTCTACTGCAGCAGACAACCAGACTCAAGTTGGAATTAAAGTTCTTCAAGGTGAACGTCACATGGCAGCTGACAATAAGATTTTGGGTGAGTTTGATCTTGTTGGTATTCCACCTGCACCTAGAGGGATGccacaaattgaagtcacattcGACATAGATGCCAATGGGATTGTAACTGTTTCTGCCAAGGATAAGGCAACTGGAAAAGAACAGCAAATCACAATCCGATCATCTGGTGGTCTTTCTGAGGATGAGATTGATAAGATGGTGAAGGAGGCTGAATTGCATGCTCAGAAAGATGAGGAGAGAAGAACTTTGATTGACTTGAGAAATAGTGCTGACACAAGCATATACAATATTGAGAAGAGCTTGAATGAGTACAGAGACAAGATTCCGAATGAGATTGCTTCAGAGATAGAGTCTGCCGTGGCAGATTTGAGGAATGCAATGGCTGGGGACAGTGTAGATGAAATCAAGGCTAAAATGGATGCTGCCAATAAGGCTGTTTCAAAGATTGGAGAGCACATGAGTAAGGGTTCTGGTTCTGATGGTGGTTCCTCTGGCTCTGGAGGGTCCACGGGTGAGGATCAGTCCCCCGAGGCAGAATATCAGGAGGCTAGGAAGTAA